One window of the Populus nigra chromosome 4, ddPopNigr1.1, whole genome shotgun sequence genome contains the following:
- the LOC133690982 gene encoding protein GIGANTEA-like — protein MASSSSERWIDGLQFSSLFSPPPQDAQQRKAQITAYVEYFGQCTSEQFPDDIAELIRNRYPSKDKHLFDDVLAMFVLHHPEHGHAVVLPIISCIIDGTLVYDGGSPPFASFISLVCPSSENEYSEQWALACGEILRILTHYNRPIYKLEKQNSETDRSSSDGHSTSIESEGKSSTIPLVQQERKPYRPLSPWITDVLLAAPLGIRSDYFRWCSGVMGKYAAGELKPPTTTSSCGSGKHPQLMPSTPRWAVANGAGVILSVCDEEVARYETATLTAVAVPALLLPPPTTALDEHLVAGLPALEPYARLFHRYYAIATPSATQRLLLGLLEAPPSWAPDALDAAVQLVELLRAAEDHASGIRLPRNWMQLHFLRAIGTAMSMRAGIAADAAAALLFRILSQPALLFPPLRQVEGVEVQHEPLVGYLSSYRKQIEVPAAEATIEATAQGIASMLCAHGPEVEWRICTIWEAAYGLIPLSSSAVDLPEIIVATPLQPPILSWNLYIPLLKVLEYLPHGSPSEACLMKIFVATVEAILQRTFPPESSRAQTRKTRYLSSLGPPSKNLAVAELRTMIHSLFLESCASVELASRLLFVVLTVCVSHEAHSNGSKRPRGEENNPPDDGREDSQSTSETPRNIKSRTTKKQGPVAAFDSYVLAAVCALACELQMFPFVSRGSNHSTSKHAQTVAKPAKLNGSVSEFQTSLDSAILHTHRILAILEALFSLKPSSIGTSWSYSSAEIVAAAMVAAHVSELFRRSKACMHALSVLMRCKWDNEIYTRASSLYNLIDIHSKAVASIVNKAEPLGAHLHTPVWKDSLMCFDGNKQNRSASTVCFNSGQSSVLQNEELVHSETKLKCERASHSEEGSGSTSGKGIAGFPFDASDLANFLTMDRHIGFNCSAQVLLRSVLPEKQELCFSVVSLLWHKLIGSPETQPSAESTSAHQGWRQVVDALCNVVSASPTKAATAVVLQAERELQPWIAKDDDLGQKMWRVNQRIVKLIVELMRNHDTPESLVILASSSDLLLRATDGMLVDGEACTLPQLELLEATARAVQPVLEWGESGLAVADGLSNLLKCRLAATIQCLSHPSAHVRALSTSVLRDILRTGSIKPSSKHADRNGIHGPSYQYFSPDKIDWQADIEKCLTWEARSRLATGMSIHHLDTAAKELGCTISI, from the exons GCACAAATTACTGCTTATGTGGAGTACTTTGGGCAGTGCACATCGGAACAGTTTCCCGATGACATTGCTGAG CTGATCCGCAATCGTTATCCATCAAAGGACAAGCACCTATTTGATGATGTTTTGG CCATGTTTGTCCTTCATCATCCGGAGCATGGACATGCTGTTGTTCTTCCAATTATTTCATGTATTATAGATGGTACACTAGTTTATGATGGGGGCAGCCCTCCATTTGCTTCTTTCATTTCCCTAGTCTGCCCTAGCAGCGAG AATGAATATTCTGAACAATGGGCTCTGGCGTGTGGAGAGATTTTGCGGATTTTAACTCATTACAATCGCCCAATATACAAGCTGGAAAAACAGAATAGTGAAACAGACAGAAGCAGTAGTGATGGCCATTCTACAAGTATTGAATCAGAGGGGAAATCCTCCACCATACCTCTGGTACAACAAGAGAGGAAACCTTACAGGCCCCTGTCTCCCTGGATCACTGATGTATTGCTTGCTGCACCTCTGGGTATCAGAAGTGACTACTTTCGTTG GTGCAGTGGTGTTATGGGTAAATATGCTGCTGGAGAGCTCAAGCCACCAACAACca CTTCTTCCTGCGGGTCTGGAAAGCATCCTCAGCTCATGCCATCAACTCCAAGGTGGGCTGTGGCAAATGGTGCTGGGGTTATATTAAGTGTGTGCGATGAGGAAGTTGCTCGTTATGAGACTGCTACATTAACTGCGGTAGCTGTTCCTGCACTTCTACTCCCTCCTCCAACAACAGCTTTGGATGAGCATCTAGTTGCTGGGCTACCTGCTCTTGAGCCATATGCACGTTTATTTCACCG GTATTATGCCATTGCAACTCCAAGTGCCACTCAACGACTTCTTCTTGGACTTCTTGAAGCACCGCCATCATGGGCTCCCGATGCTCTTGATGCTGCTGTACAACTTGTGGAACTCCTTCGAGCTGCTGAAGATCATGCATCTGGCATAAGG CTTCCCCGGAATTGGATGCAATTGCATTTCTTACGTGCAATAGGGACTGCAATGTCCATGAGAGCAGGTATAGCAGCTGATGCTGCTGCAGCTTTACTTTTCCGCATCCTCTCGCAGCCTGCATTGCTTTTTCCTCCACTAAGGCAAGTGGAAGGGGTGGAAGTTCAACATGAACCTTTGGTTGGTTATCTTTCAAGCTACAGGAAGCAG ATAGAAGTGCCTGCAGCTGAAGCGACTATTGAAGCAACTGCCCAGGGAATTGCATCTATGCTATGTGCCCATGGACCTGAGGTTGAATGGAGAATTTGTACCATTTGGGAAGCTGCTTACGGTCTGATTCCTTTAAGTTCCTCTGCAGTTGATCTTCCTGAAATCATAGTTGCAACACCATTGCAACCTCCAATATTGTCCTGGAATCTGTATATACCTCTCCTTAAGGTCCTGGAATATCTTCCTCATGGAAGTCCTTCTGAAGCATGCCTCATGAAGATATTTGTTGCCACAGTGGAAGCAATTCTTCAGAGAACATTTCCACCAGAATCATCTAGAGCACAGACCCGAAAAACAAGATATCTTTCTAGCTTAGGGCCTCCCTCCAAAAACCTTGCTGTGGCAGAGCTTCGTACAATGATCCACTCTCTCTTTCTAGAATCATGTGCCTCTGTAGAGCTTGCATCACGACTACTATTTGTTGTGTTAACTGTGTGTGTCAGCCATGAAGCTCATTCCAATGGCAGCAAGAGACCAAGAGGTGAAGAAAACAATCCACCTGATGATGGCAGAGAGGATTCACAATCGACATCTGAAACGCCAAGAAACATCAAATCTAGGACGACGAAGAAACAAGGTCCAGTTGcagcatttgattcttatgttCTGGCTGCTGTATGTGCTCTGGCTTGTGAGCTTCAAATGTTCCCCTTTGTTTCCAGGGGGAGTAATCATTCAACTTCTAAACATGCACAGACTGTAGCCAAGCCTGCAAAACTAAATGGATCTGTCAGCGAGTTCCAAACTAGTCTTGACTCTGCAATCCTTCATACTCACAGAATTTTAGCTATTTTGGAGGCACTTTTTTCTCTGAAACCATCTTCTATTGGAACATCTTGGAGTTATAGTTCAGCTGAGATAGTAGCTGCAGCTATGGTTGCTGCTCATGTTTCTGAACTATTTAGACGTTCAAAGGCTTGCATGCATGCACTCTCTGTTCTGATGCGATGCAAATGGGATAATGAAATTTACACTAGGGCATCCTCACTATATAACCTCATTGATATTCACAGTAAGGCTGTTGCATCCATAGTTAACAAGGCTGAGCCATTAGGAGCACACTTGCATACACCAGTTTGGAAGGATTCTCTTATGTGTTTTGATGGTAACAAGCAAAATAGAAGTGCAAGCACAGTCTGCTTTAATTCAGGGCAATCATCTGTCCTTCAAAACGAAGAATTAGTTCATTCAGAAACTAAACTTAAATGTGAGAGAGCATCACATTCAGAAGAAGGCTCTGGAAGCACCTCGGGGAAGGGTATTGCAGGATTCCCCTTTGATGCTTCAGATTTGGCCAATTTCTTAACAATGGACAGGCATATTGGATTTAATTGCAGTGCACAAGTTCTATTAAGATCAGTGCTTCCAGAGAAGCAAGAGTTATGTTTCTCTGTTGTTTCTCTGTTGTGGCACAAGTTAATTGGATCACCCGAAACTCAACCTAGTGCAGAAAGCACTTCCGCTCATCAAGGATGGAGACAG GTTGTGGACGCACTATGCAATGTTGTATCAGCATCTCCAACAAAAGCAGCTACAGCAGTTGTTCTTCAG GCGGAGAGGGAATTGCAACCTTGGATTGCCAAAGATGATGATTTAGGTCAGAAGATGTGGAGAGTCAATCAGCGCATCGTCAAGTTGATTGTTGAGCTGATGAGGAATCATGATACCCCAGAATCTTTGGTAATTTTGGCTAGTTCATCAGACCTACTTTTACGTGCCACAGATGGGATGCTTGTTGATGGAGAAGCTTGCACTTTACCACAGCTTGAG CTACTGGAAGCAACAGCTAGAGCAGTTCAGCCAGTGCTGGAGTGGGGAGAGTCTGGACTTGCGGTTGCAGATGGCCTTTCAAACCTCTTAAAG TGTCGTCTAGCAGCAACTATCCAATGCCTTTCTCATCCAAGCGCTCATGTCCGTGCTCTGAGCACATCTGTTCTTCGTGATATTCTTCGAACTGGTTCAATAAAACCCTCTTCTAAGCATGCGGACAGGAATGGAATCCACGGACCCTCTTATCAATATTTCAGCCCAGATAAAATCGACTGGCAAGCTGATATTGAAAAGTGCTTAACCTGGGAAGCACGCAGCCGACTTGCCACAGGAATGTCCATTCATCATCTTGATACTGCTGCCAAGGAGTTAGGCTGTACTATTTCCATTTGA
- the LOC133690983 gene encoding UDP-rhamnose/UDP-galactose transporter 5-like — translation MAPSSSKANKKGAADAAAWMFNVVTSVGIIIVNKALMATYGFSYATTLTGMHFATTTLMTGVLRWLGYIQASHLPYPELLKFVLFANFSIVGMNVSLMWNSVGFYQIAKLTMIPVSCLLEVLFDKIRYSRDTKLSIGVVLLGVGVCTVTDVSVNAKGFIAAFIAVWSTSLQQYYVHYLQRKYSLSSFNLLGHTAPAQAATLLLLGPFLDSWLTNKRIDTYDYSAVSVMFIVISCTIAVGTNLSQFICIGRFTAVSFQVLGHMKTILVLIMGFFFFGKDGLNLHVVLGMIIAVVGMVWYGNASSKPGGKERWSLSLPTTRPQKQSNLSESDEHDGKV, via the exons ATGGCTCCATCTAGCAGCAAGGCAAATAAAAAGGGAGCTGCCGATGCGGCTGCCTGGATGTTCAATGTTGTCACTTCTGTTGGGATTATAATTGTCAATAAAGCCTTAATGGCTACTTATGGTTTTAGTTATG CTACGACGTTAACTGGTATGCATTTTGCTACCACGACCTTGATGACTGGTGTTTTAAGGTGGTTGGGTTACATCCAAGCCTCTCATCTACCCTACCCTGAGCTTTTGAAATTTGTTCTCTTTGCAAACTTCTCAATTGTTGGAATGAATGTTAGTCTAATGTGGAATTCAGTGGGATTTTATCAG ATTGCAAAGCTGACTATGATTCCTGTATCCTGCCTTTTGGAAGTGTTGTTTGACAAGATTCGGTACTCACGAGACACAAAGCTGAGTATAGGAGTTGTTCTGTTAGGCGTTGGTGTTTGCACTGTCACTGATGTGAGTGTTAATGCCAAAGGTTTCATTGCTGCCTTTATTGCAGTCTGGAGCACTTCGCTGCAACAGTAT TATGTACATTACCTCCAAAGGAAGTATTCACTGAGTTCCTTCAACCTACTGGGTCACACTGCTCCAGCCCAGGCCGCAACACTGCTATTATTAGGCCCCTTTTTGGACTCCTGGTTGACAAACAAAAGAATTGATACCTATGACTATAGTGCGGTCTCTGTG ATGTTTATTGTTATATCATGCACCATTGCGGTAGGGACCAACTTAAGCCAGTTCATCTGCATAGGCAGATTCACAGCTGTGTCCTTTCAAGTACTTGGTCATATGAAGACGATCCTTGTGCTGATCATGggattctttttctttggaaaagatGGTCTTAATCTACATGTGGTTCTGGGCATGATCATAGCCGTAGTTGGGATGGTTTGGTATGGCAACGCCTCATCTAAGCCTGGAGGTAAGGAGCGCTGGAGCCTCTCGCTACCTACAACCAGACcacaaaaacaaagtaatttgtCAGAGTCCGATGAACATGATGGGAAAGTCTAA
- the LOC133692686 gene encoding uncharacterized protein LOC133692686: protein MGKKRKSIATSLEEVDRTMYASFCSAANSLSQLYTQSMNHQKLSFQAGERHGLEKLYQWIWRQQEGGSRVTTFDIINYIQNELDYCGEEPSMSPRTPHQHQNSQPIPFTNSTFLVSSGSSGLPATGQGTRTEHCDQQPKNTVFSNALSSPVRRSLQNYHIAQGGYCPPGGSLSGNGTRANEPNFLQNHNRDPNLPSSNDSSMDI, encoded by the exons AtgggaaagaagagaaaatccATAGCAACAAGCCTGGAAGAGGTGGATCGGACCATGTACGCTTCGTTTTGCAGTGCTGCAAACTCCCTGTCTCAGCTTTACACACAGTCTATGAACCACCAAAAACTCTCTTTCCAAGCCGGTGAACGTCATGGTCTT GAAAAACTTTATCAATGGATTTGGAGACAACAAGAGGGAGGATCTAGGGTGACAacatttgatataatcaattaCATACAG AATGAATTGGACTATTGTGGAGAAGAACCATCAATGTCTCCTAGAACGCCACATCAACATCAGAATTCCCAACCTATTCCATTCACAAATTCCACCTTTCTGGTTTCTTCGGGCTCGTCTGGCCTGCCAGCTACTGGTCAGGGCACCCGCACTGAACACTGTGATCAACAACCTAAGAATACAGTTTTCTCAAATGCTTTGTCAAGCCCTGTTCGCAGGAGTCTCCAGAACTATCACATTGCTCAGGGAGGCTACTGTCCACCTGGTGGTTCACTGTCAGGAAATGGAACCCGCGCGAATGAGCCCAACTTTCTTCAGAACCATAATAGGGATCCTAATCTTCCCAGTTCCAATGATTCCTCCATGGACATCTAA
- the LOC133690833 gene encoding uncharacterized protein LOC133690833 produces the protein MLLAVEGGGFFSSSASGYSKGLTLLLLGQKHEDKPMRVTPWNQYQLVDQEPDSDLQLASLKNRLSHGCASFICFGRASAHESPSPLKVGPAQQQDVLPDPLVADREKDLTTELEVDNYARKITLKSNLKKASKRIPVPVEDVKQSEPLNGQGSDIPGHTERRKVQWTDVCGSELAEIREFEPSETGGSDDEFENGNERSCSCVIM, from the exons ATGTTATTGGCAGTGGAAGGAGGAGGTTTCTTCTCATCTTCAGCTTCTGGGTATAGTAAGGGCTTGACCCTTCTTCTCCTGGGTCAGAAGCACGAAGACAAACCCATGAGAGTTACGCCGTGGAATCAGTACCAGTTGGTGGACCAAGAACCTGACTCTGACCTCCAGCTGGCTTCCTTGAAGAACCGGCTTTCCCACGGCTGCGCTTCTTTTATCTGCTTTGGTCGCGCTTCCGCACATGAATCCCCGTCACCTCTCAAAGTAGGCCCTGCCCAACAGCAGGATGTCTTGCCAGATCCTCTCGTTGCTGACAGGGAAAAAGATCTTACTACCGAGCTTGAAGTTGATAATTATGCACGAAAAATTACTCTTAAGAGTAATCTGAAGAAGGCATCAAAAAGAATTCCAGTTCCTGTTGAGGATGTTAAGCAGAGCGAGCCATTGAATGGCCAAGGTAGTGATATCCCTGGTCATACAGAGAGGAGAAAAGTGCAGTGGACTGATGTCTGTGGGAGTGAGCTTGCTGAAATCAGGGAATTTGAACCAAG TGAAACAGGTGGATCAGATGATGAATTCGAGAATGGAAATGAAAGAAGTTGTTCGTGCGTGATTATGTGA